The region AACCAGCTGCTTAAATTCTTTTGCCAATGCCATCTTCTGAGTTTTACTTGTAGAAGCTTCGATCGCCGTCACTGATTTTTCAATCAGATTCTTAGAATAAGAATCGTTCAAAGCCCATGAAGCTGATGGAGCAAAAACCGCGATAGAGATTAGGGTCGTGATTAGTTTAAGCATGAGCCTCCCGCCGCACCATGTTCGACCAAGTCGATTTTGGTTTGGATTTTCGCATAATAACCCGCAGTTTCTTTGATACGAGCCTTAGAGCCAGCATTACCTTTATTAGGATAAGTGCGAGCGTATTCTTTTAATTCCTCAAGGAAAGTATCGGCATTTGTTACTTTCTTTTTTGCGTATTTGGTCGTTAACAGCTTAGTGAGTGGCGTTTTCAAACCAGCATAGCCTGTATTATGGGACCAGATCATAGTGGCGCGTTTGATCTTAGCCATTTCATTGCTGGATAAAGCAAATTTAGCTTTCATTTTTTCATCGTCAAAAACACTGCTGTCAAAATAGTCCTTGGCCTCTTTAAGAGCAGCGTAAGTGTAGATCATGTTAGTAACGGGGTTTCCTTCATTGATGGAAACACGGTCACAAGTTTTCCCTGAACTCATAAGTTTGTCTTCTTTTAAAAACTCTGTCGCAAGCTTTTGGCAGCGAGAATCAGGATGAGTCAGCAAGAACTCTTCAGTTTCGGAAATCATTTTATTCACAGCATTGATAGCAGGGGAGGTGAACTGACCGATACCACCTGCACCCGTTTTAGATGTGATATTGATATGGAAGCCGGACTCCACAGAGATCATACCGAACACCGCTAGGATGTTCTGCTTTTGAGCAGCTGCAGATTCACCTTCACCGATGTAAGTCTTCATACATTGGGAAACGACTTCGAACGTGTTATTCACCAGAGTAAAGTATTTTTCGCTGACGCAAGGACGTGCAGGAGCATTCTTAGCATTTCCGCCAGAGCATGTTTTATAATTTACGACCGGGCCTGATGAGGGACTCTGTAAGAACATCGCAGTTTCGATACAAACGGGACGAACCATCGGTTTTTTAGAGATGGGAGTTCTGATCAAGGCACCCAAATAAGATCTACTGAGTTTCTTTCTCTCCAAAGCTTCTTCCAAATAGTCGTCTTTATCAGAACATTGGTTGAAACGCATAGACGCCACTTCACTCGCCACCGAGCAATTTGTGCAAGCTACGGTTTCGTTTTTATCGCCTTTGCTATAAGCCAGGATCTCGTTCACTTTATTCATTTTTTCGACTTGTTTAACAGCGTTCGTGTTCAAAGATGCAGTCGCATCTTTTGAA is a window of Bdellovibrio sp. SKB1291214 DNA encoding:
- a CDS encoding transglycosylase SLT domain-containing protein codes for the protein MNISAYLLKASLFATCGIMMIASSDNHLFEVTELASKTDKYVEKIYPLEIIDKTPAKKTQTAVKAKTVSVKKANLPTQAATVSKKPPVSKDATASLNTNAVKQVEKMNKVNEILAYSKGDKNETVACTNCSVASEVASMRFNQCSDKDDYLEEALERKKLSRSYLGALIRTPISKKPMVRPVCIETAMFLQSPSSGPVVNYKTCSGGNAKNAPARPCVSEKYFTLVNNTFEVVSQCMKTYIGEGESAAAQKQNILAVFGMISVESGFHINITSKTGAGGIGQFTSPAINAVNKMISETEEFLLTHPDSRCQKLATEFLKEDKLMSSGKTCDRVSINEGNPVTNMIYTYAALKEAKDYFDSSVFDDEKMKAKFALSSNEMAKIKRATMIWSHNTGYAGLKTPLTKLLTTKYAKKKVTNADTFLEELKEYARTYPNKGNAGSKARIKETAGYYAKIQTKIDLVEHGAAGGSCLN